A segment of the Gemmatimonadota bacterium genome:
CGCGTGTCCAACAGGTGCTTGCGGCTCTCGGTCTCGCAGGTCGCGAACACGCTTATCCATCGGAACTGAGTTTTGGTCAACAACAGCGCGTGGCAATCGCCCGGGCTGTTGTTAACCGCCCCCAATTGCTGTTGGCCGATGAACCGACATCTGGATTGGATGACGCGCGCAGCAAGCAGGTGTTGGATTTGCTCACGTCATCGGCGCGAGAGGTTCAGGCAACTCTGGTGGTGGCGTCACATGATCATCGAATTACCGACAGTTTTGACCATTGTATTGCGCTCGATGAACAGGTGGAATTGCCCACATGAATCTTTTCAAAATTAGTCTGGCCTATATTTATCGGCGCAAGTTGAATACATTGCTCAATATGATATTGTTGGGACTTGGAACGGGTATTGTCGTTGTTTTGTTGCTTTTTGGCGAACAATTTGAAGAGAATTTGCACCGAAATGTTCAAAATATCGATGTCGTTGTGGGGGCTAAGGGCAGTCCTTTGCAATTGATTTTATCCAGTGTCTTTCACGTTGATGTGCCAACGGGAAATATACCGCTTTTAGAGGCGCGTGAACTGGCAAAAAACAGAGCGGTTGCACAGGCGATACCCCTGGCGTTGGGGGATAATTATCGGGGATATCGCATTGTGGGAACGACATCCGCATACGCCAAACACTACCGGGCGGAGTTGGTTGATGGTACCTTTTGGGATGAGCCATACCAGGTGGTTATAGGCGCGCAGGTTGCCAGCGAGACAGGTCTTGCACTGGGTGATGAGGTTATTAGTTCGCATGGGTTGACCGCAGAAACAGCTTCTGAACAACACGAATCGCAGCCGTTTCGCGTGGTGGGTGTTTTGCAACCAACTGGTTCGATTATCGACCGTCTGTTACTGACTGCTGTGGAAACGGTCTGGCTGGTTCACGAACCGCATGAAGAAGAGGGCGATGGACTGGATCATCACCTGGAGAGCCAGGCCGATGAGAATCGCGCACGCGATGTTCTGGGTTTGCCGATGGACAGTGAAGCCG
Coding sequences within it:
- a CDS encoding FtsX-like permease family protein is translated as MNLFKISLAYIYRRKLNTLLNMILLGLGTGIVVVLLLFGEQFEENLHRNVQNIDVVVGAKGSPLQLILSSVFHVDVPTGNIPLLEARELAKNRAVAQAIPLALGDNYRGYRIVGTTSAYAKHYRAELVDGTFWDEPYQVVIGAQVASETGLALGDEVISSHGLTAETASEQHESQPFRVVGVLQPTGSIIDRLLLTAVETVWLVHEPHEEEGDGLDHHLESQADENRARDVLGLPMDSEADAEREVTGLLIRYRSPIAAVSFPRYVNKETKFQAASPAFETTRLFALLGVGLEVVRVFGGVLVFAAALSIFVALYNAMKDRRYDLAMMRALGASRGKLFVQVLLEGILLTFMGTGLGFVLGHASTEVIGAWVREAQHINLTGWIILSDEFWLIGLALVLGSVSALIPALQVYRTDVAQTLVEVSG